A window of the Parabacteroides merdae ATCC 43184 genome harbors these coding sequences:
- a CDS encoding helix-turn-helix domain-containing protein, with protein sequence MQSRMEQPSEQSLWGMLEGITENLKHKRLADVFRFVSFRPFETFGPHKHLRIEINYVKKGNCILHLENESISFSENEMMVICSNVEHTFEAGSEDTTLMQLEFLPEVFSRFNPDGHGQMKDLAPVTIFSEENRLIKIVNNVRIMRAVQRIVNEMNQKSKYYQYLVVMYYAELLILIYRYLDEAYLPICTNDSLKKAISYIRLNYQSDITISDVASQTGVGERYLRKLFSQYLNLSPLDYLNQIRINKAIELLRNTEMSVKEVCFACGFQSPQYFSRIFKQQMGISPREVTK encoded by the coding sequence ATGCAGAGCCGTATGGAACAACCGTCTGAACAATCGTTATGGGGAATGCTGGAAGGCATCACCGAGAATCTGAAGCACAAGCGGCTGGCGGATGTGTTTCGCTTTGTGTCGTTCCGCCCGTTCGAGACATTCGGGCCGCATAAGCATCTGCGGATCGAGATCAACTATGTGAAGAAGGGCAATTGCATCCTGCATCTGGAGAACGAGAGTATCAGCTTCAGCGAGAACGAGATGATGGTGATCTGTTCCAATGTGGAGCATACCTTCGAGGCCGGTTCCGAAGATACGACCCTGATGCAGTTGGAGTTTCTGCCGGAAGTCTTCTCCCGCTTCAATCCGGACGGGCACGGGCAGATGAAGGATCTGGCGCCTGTCACGATCTTTTCCGAAGAAAACCGGTTGATCAAGATTGTGAATAACGTCCGGATCATGCGCGCCGTGCAGCGTATTGTCAACGAGATGAACCAGAAGAGCAAATACTACCAATATCTGGTTGTCATGTACTATGCCGAGCTGCTGATCCTGATTTACCGTTATCTCGATGAGGCCTATCTTCCGATTTGTACAAACGATTCGTTGAAAAAGGCGATCTCCTATATCCGTTTGAACTACCAGTCCGATATCACGATCAGCGATGTCGCGTCGCAAACCGGAGTCGGAGAACGGTACTTGCGCAAACTGTTCTCCCAGTACCTGAACCTCTCCCCGCTGGACTACCTGAACCAGATCCGGATCAACAAAGCGATCGAGCTGCTGCGGAACACGGAGATGTCCGTCAAGGAAGTCTGCTTTGCCTGCGGTTTCCAGTCCCCCCAATACTTCTCCCGTATCTTCAAACAACAAATGGGCATCTCTCCGCGGGAAGTGACGAAATAG
- a CDS encoding glycoside hydrolase family 2 protein, whose product MRMVNLCKNKLFNTGLMLFLCLGLQAQNKEMRRVATNDCGVTNTQAFLIKGDDYTLPDSFTGSKEAKTCNFGGTVIYAFDQMDIQADYRMEVVYLADNRREQRIVADGNEVQGPVVLEKGKEQRYMIDLPKKAYAYGQLVLVFEALKGDNAIVSELNLYSSNPAQLKPFGEERKKELVHTQAYTVDTTVCAEKVLPVYTIKPHQVAGVYNPVLSLNGTWLFNEKPAARFYEQKQNGRDWKPIVVPGQWSMQGFKVDSAGFGGYQTTFTLPADWQGKQVKLRFDGVSSESVVYLNGKEIGSHMGGMTAFELDVTKGLKAGENLLALRVRSESLADMLGSLTQYAAHQLEGITRKVTFFAVPDIHLSDLRIVTELDDDYKDADLKVYLSVTNSSDEIQKDVSVRLSLSGLPVVLSRHIPEIAAGSSWSGWLTGKVVSPDKWDNEHPSLYTMKIEVGTSDKVVEQIEKRFGFREIRIQGNRLLVNGKAVKLRGVCRHEMHPLTGRVMNPALERKDVELYRDANCNFIRTSHYPPCEELLEVCDELGMFVEVEAPVCWIGHHANENWKVLNYRDPKYYPYVLQANMEMIQFYRNHPSIIFWSMANESYWNKEFAQVEVYMEKADPTRPFTFHDQAYGGFNNQGSTAPIANIHYPGPNGYKVAAKSDRPMTYGEYCHLNVYNRSELVTDPGIRSDWALALAPTWDNMYKTPGVLGGSIWSGIDDIFQMPNGDAVGYGPWGPIDGWRRPKPEYWDMKKIYSPVRVTTEALSPANELVIDLENRYTYTNLDELRITWTYGEEKGTAFADLEPGEKGQLRIRLAHPEKANELYLSFADPRGFTADEYLIPVGRQVQNELQALPTASTRLKEKKDRYVITGKDFSCEISRVSGQILSVKKGKKEILNGGPWLMALPLTGGGCYPNHNANTPVFNDLCSDWKVEKVEAVRQGDDVLVKVAGAYKEFSGSYDLKINAGGELSVTYSFDALEDVNPRQWGLVFEAPVSYDKTFWRRDGMWSVYPADHISRPVGEASLFYEGLPAKVDPRTEPAWSWSMDYNELGSNDFRSTRRNIWYAGLKDGNGSKITVPSNGKQHWRSWLEKDKIRFLVADFVTAGNEMFLSSYYAPYRKPLKKGDRIGGEIVVRVE is encoded by the coding sequence ATGCGTATGGTCAATCTATGTAAAAACAAGCTGTTCAATACCGGGCTTATGCTCTTTTTGTGCCTTGGCTTGCAGGCCCAGAACAAGGAGATGCGGCGGGTGGCTACGAACGACTGCGGAGTAACGAATACACAAGCTTTCCTGATCAAAGGGGATGACTATACATTGCCGGATTCTTTCACGGGAAGCAAAGAGGCGAAAACCTGTAATTTCGGCGGGACGGTCATCTATGCTTTCGATCAGATGGATATACAGGCCGATTACCGGATGGAGGTGGTCTATCTGGCTGACAACCGGAGGGAACAGCGTATCGTGGCTGACGGCAACGAAGTGCAGGGGCCCGTCGTACTTGAAAAAGGGAAGGAGCAACGCTACATGATCGACCTGCCGAAGAAAGCCTACGCCTACGGACAATTGGTCTTGGTGTTTGAAGCCTTGAAGGGAGATAATGCGATTGTTTCGGAGCTGAACCTGTATTCGTCCAATCCCGCCCAGCTGAAACCTTTCGGGGAAGAACGTAAAAAGGAATTGGTGCATACCCAGGCTTATACGGTGGATACGACTGTTTGTGCGGAAAAAGTTTTACCTGTATATACCATCAAGCCCCATCAGGTAGCCGGTGTCTATAATCCGGTCCTATCCTTAAACGGGACGTGGTTGTTCAATGAAAAGCCTGCTGCCCGTTTTTATGAACAGAAACAGAACGGGCGGGACTGGAAGCCGATCGTAGTTCCGGGACAGTGGTCCATGCAAGGCTTTAAAGTCGATTCTGCCGGTTTCGGAGGCTATCAGACTACATTCACATTGCCGGCGGATTGGCAGGGAAAGCAGGTGAAACTGCGTTTCGACGGTGTCTCCAGCGAGTCGGTCGTGTATCTGAATGGAAAGGAAATCGGTTCCCATATGGGAGGAATGACTGCTTTTGAACTGGATGTCACGAAAGGGCTGAAGGCGGGTGAAAACCTGTTGGCCCTGCGGGTTCGCAGCGAGTCGTTGGCAGACATGTTAGGGAGCCTGACTCAATATGCGGCACATCAGTTGGAAGGCATAACCCGTAAAGTGACGTTCTTTGCCGTTCCGGATATCCATTTGTCGGACCTTCGTATCGTGACGGAGCTGGACGATGACTATAAAGATGCAGACTTGAAAGTCTATCTGTCGGTAACGAATAGCTCGGATGAGATACAAAAAGATGTATCGGTTCGCCTTTCCCTCTCCGGACTGCCTGTTGTCCTGAGCCGGCATATTCCGGAGATTGCCGCCGGGTCTTCCTGGAGCGGTTGGTTGACTGGCAAAGTCGTTTCTCCGGATAAGTGGGATAACGAGCATCCATCTTTATATACGATGAAAATCGAAGTCGGAACCTCGGACAAGGTTGTCGAGCAGATAGAGAAACGTTTTGGCTTCCGCGAGATCCGGATACAAGGGAATCGTTTACTGGTAAATGGCAAGGCTGTCAAGTTGAGAGGGGTTTGCCGACATGAAATGCATCCGTTGACCGGACGTGTGATGAATCCTGCCCTGGAACGGAAGGATGTCGAGCTGTACCGGGATGCGAACTGCAATTTTATCCGTACTTCCCATTACCCTCCTTGTGAAGAGCTGCTCGAAGTCTGTGACGAACTGGGCATGTTCGTGGAAGTGGAAGCACCGGTCTGTTGGATCGGCCATCATGCGAATGAGAACTGGAAGGTGCTGAACTACCGCGATCCTAAATACTATCCGTATGTATTGCAGGCGAATATGGAGATGATCCAGTTCTACCGGAACCATCCTTCCATCATCTTCTGGTCGATGGCGAACGAATCGTACTGGAATAAGGAATTTGCACAGGTAGAGGTCTATATGGAAAAAGCCGATCCTACCCGTCCGTTCACTTTTCACGACCAGGCCTATGGCGGGTTCAACAACCAAGGCAGCACGGCCCCGATCGCGAATATCCATTATCCGGGTCCCAACGGATATAAGGTCGCCGCCAAAAGCGACCGGCCGATGACGTATGGCGAATACTGCCACCTGAATGTCTATAACCGGAGCGAGCTGGTGACTGATCCCGGCATCCGTAGCGATTGGGCATTGGCGCTGGCTCCTACGTGGGACAATATGTATAAGACACCGGGCGTTTTAGGCGGTTCTATCTGGTCTGGTATCGACGATATTTTCCAGATGCCTAACGGGGATGCAGTCGGTTATGGCCCCTGGGGACCGATCGACGGCTGGCGTCGCCCGAAACCGGAGTACTGGGATATGAAAAAGATATACAGTCCGGTCCGTGTGACGACCGAGGCGCTATCTCCAGCCAACGAACTGGTCATCGATCTTGAAAACCGGTACACCTATACAAACCTGGATGAACTGCGTATCACGTGGACGTACGGAGAGGAGAAGGGAACGGCCTTCGCAGACCTGGAACCCGGTGAAAAAGGACAACTTCGCATCCGGCTTGCCCATCCCGAAAAGGCGAATGAGCTCTATCTGTCTTTTGCCGATCCCCGCGGCTTTACTGCCGATGAGTATTTGATCCCTGTCGGCAGACAGGTACAAAACGAATTGCAGGCGTTGCCAACTGCTTCTACCCGCTTGAAAGAAAAGAAAGACCGCTATGTCATTACCGGAAAAGATTTTAGTTGTGAGATCAGTCGTGTATCCGGCCAGATACTCTCGGTGAAGAAAGGGAAAAAAGAAATATTGAACGGTGGACCGTGGCTGATGGCCTTGCCGTTGACAGGTGGCGGATGCTACCCGAATCATAATGCCAATACGCCTGTGTTCAATGACCTTTGCTCGGACTGGAAGGTAGAAAAAGTAGAGGCGGTCCGACAGGGTGATGACGTTCTGGTAAAGGTGGCAGGCGCTTATAAAGAGTTTTCCGGCTCTTATGACCTGAAAATAAATGCAGGAGGCGAACTATCGGTAACCTATTCGTTCGATGCCCTTGAAGATGTGAATCCGAGGCAGTGGGGACTGGTTTTTGAAGCTCCTGTTTCTTATGATAAGACCTTCTGGCGCCGGGATGGCATGTGGAGCGTTTATCCGGCCGACCATATCAGCCGTCCGGTAGGTGAAGCCAGCCTTTTTTATGAAGGACTCCCTGCGAAAGTCGATCCGCGTACGGAACCTGCCTGGTCTTGGAGTATGGATTATAACGAACTGGGAAGTAATGATTTCCGTTCCACCCGCCGGAACATTTGGTATGCCGGTCTGAAAGACGGAAACGGTAGTAAGATTACCGTCCCTTCCAATGGCAAACAGCACTGGCGCTCCTGGTTGGAAAAAGACAAGATCCGCTTCCTGGTTGCCGACTTTGTGACGGCAGGAAACGAGATGTTCCTCAGTAGCTATTATGCTCCTTACCGCAAGCCGTTGAAGAAAGGAGACCGGATCGGTGGAGAGATTGTGGTGAGAGTGGAATAA